The stretch of DNA CGCAATCTGAAGCCGACTTTACATAGCTTAGTGATCAACCAAGAAACTTTGCAGGGGAAAACATAAAGAAAACATTAGAGTTAATTTGATACCTGAAAAAGTCTGCGATAGTAGGATTACATAAACAGGGGCCAGCCATTTTTAGAGGCCCTTAATTTAATAAGCCATTTTTGGGTGTCAGCCTTGGGGTTGGCACCCAAAGTTTTTTATGCCGTGGTTTGCGGGCAATTGGGTTGTCTTTAGATCCAGAGCGATTGCTATACTGCCAGGGCTATCTCTACTCGGGGTTGATGGTTGCCCGTGAGCTCAGCTCAAACTCTGGTTGTAAAAATTGGTACCTCTAGTCTGACCGGCGGTGGGTTTGGTCAGTTTGCCCTCTCGACCCTGGCGGCCCTGGTTGAAACCCTCTGCATGCTGCGTCAGCAGGGGCACCAGGTAGTTCTGGTCTCGTCGGGGGCGGTGGGCATTGGCTGTCGGCGGCTGCACCTGAGCGATCGCCCCAAAACCCTGGCCATGAAGCAGGCGGTGGCCGCTGTTGGGCAGGGCCGGCTGATGCGCATCTACGATGACCTGTTCTCGGCGCTCAACCAGCCCATCGCCCAGGTGCTGCTCACCCGCAGCGATCTGGCCCAGCGATCGCGCTACGTCAACAGCTACCGCACCTTTCGCCAGCTGCTGCAGCTCGGGGTGATTCCCATCGTCAACGAGAACGACACTGTCGCCGTCGAAGAGCTTAAATTTGGCGACAATGACACCCTCTCGGCCCTGGTCGCCAGTTTGATTGGGGCCCAGTGGTTGTTTTTGCTGACCGATGTCGATCGCCTCTATTCCGCCGACCCCCGCTCTAACCCGGGGGCAGAGCCGATCATCTCGATTGACCGTCAGGCCGACATTCAGTCGCTCAAGGCGGTGGCCGGAGGGCAGGGGTCGGCCTGGGGCACGGGGGGCATGCTCACCAAGCTGGAGGCTGCCCAAATTGCCACGACCGCTGGCGTTCGCACGGTGATTACCGATGGTCGCCAGCCGCAAAATGTTGTTCGGGCCCTGGCCGGGGAAACCGTAGGGACCCAGTTTGCGCCCCTGCCTCAGCCCAACCGGGCCCGCAAACGCTGGATTGTGGCGGGTCTCCCCCCGGCCGGGCGGCTCTACCTGGATCCGGGGGCAACCAAGGCTATTTTGACGGGGGGTAAATCCCTGCTGGCCGCCGGCATCACCCGAATTGAAGGGGATTTTGAAGCCCAGGATGCCGTCGTTATCTGCGATACCAGTGGTACAGACATCGCCAGGGGAATTGTCAACTACAACGCCGCAGAGCTACAGCGCATCCTGGGGCATCGGTCAGAGGACATTGCCAACATTCTGGGCTATGCCGGCGTCGATACCGTGGTTCACCGCGACAACCTAGTGATTGCAACCGATCCCGAGTGACGGCCAGATAGCTCCAGCCCGGTGAACCTGCTGCTCTAGGGCCTGATAGCACAACTCAGCTCATCGTTCCCGATACCCGGAACCCTGAACCTGCCATCCCAACCAAGTTGTTCCACACCTGCTAACTGGTGCTAGTAAGCGCCTCTGCGATCGAGAAGTATCGTGATAGTTTTGACGATTACCTGGAGGTCATACCAGGGCGACCAGATGTCCTGGTAATGCAGGTCGAGGTGAACAATTTCCTCAAAGTCCCTGATTGCCGATCGCCCGCTGATCTGCCACTGCCCGGTAATGCCGGGTTTGACATCCAGCCGTCGCCAGTGGTGGGAGCTGTAGTGGGAGACTTCGTCTTCGGTGGGCGGGCGGGTACCCACCAGGCTCATATCCCCCCTGAGCACATTCCAGAACTGTGGAAACTCATCCAGGCTGGTTTTGCGGAGCACACGCCCAACCCGAGTAATGCGAGGATCGTTCTCGTTTTTAAAGATGAGCCCCTGGGCCTGGTTAGAGACGGTTTGCTTCAGCAGGTCAGCATTCTGCACCATGGAGCGAAACTTCCAAATGGTGAAAGGCTTGCCTTTGAGGCCGTAACGGGTTTGGGCGTAGAAAATAGGGCCGGGGCTGTCCAGGCGAATGGCTATGGCTATGGGCCCCGCGACTAAACCCAGAAGAACCAGGCCCACCAGCGCTCCTAAGATATCGATAGATCGCTTAATTAGGCATTTGGCAGAAGGATGAATAACGGCTCCTGAAGACTCCGGAGCAAGGCTTCCAGAACTGCCTGGACGGAGGGATAGCATGGTAGACCCTGTTGACAGAATTCGTGTGCTTAGGCTTTGAAATATTTTATACCAGATTGGCCGTATATTTGCCGATATCGTGGTTGCCTTGGTGCTTATTTTTACCTTCGCAAGAGCGGGCCACGGGTTAGCCCAAATTTTACTGGAGGTGTCGGGTGCTTACTGTGACGATTGTCACAGTAAGATCACGTATAAGCCCCAGCTGTGCCATTTGCACCCTACCAATCCCTAGACGGCAAGCCGGGCCGCTGGGGGTAGCCCTTTGCAAAAACTTGCCAAAGGAGAGGTTAATGTGAAGTCCCCGTGAAGCTTTGGCCGAGGTGCTGGTTGAGGCGGGACGGTGAAGCTAAAAACCTGCCTTAACCCGTAAGTCTGAAGGGAACAGATACTAAGATAAGCCTACGGCCAACCAAAACAACCAAAAGGATCGATTGCATGGCAGGGGCAGACACTATGGCGGAGGATTGGTTATCCCGCCTACGAGACGATTTTCCCGATCAGCCCCAGTCTGTCTGCCAGAGTATTGTCAGCTGGCTGCTGGGGGAGGCTCCCGAACGCTTCTCCACCCTGGCTGAGGCGGATCTGGCGATCGCGCGGCAGGCGATCGAGTACCGCTATCGTATTTTGCAGCAGCGCTACTGGGGGGTCAGCCCCGAACAGGGCTATCAGCGGTTGATTAAGCGGTTGAGCAGCCTGTTCCTGGTGCGCAGCAAGATCAAAACCTGGATCTCCCTCAGCCGCGATCGCCGTCGGTCAGTAGTGGACGTAATTCAGGAGGTGATTCAGGAAATGATGCGCAGCGATCGCCACCTGGGCGAGCAGCTGAAGTGGATTGCCACCTGCACCCAAAACTCGCGGCTGCGCAATCTCCTGATGCTGGCCAGCATCGAAGAGTACTGCCTGCGCCCCATTCGCAACCAGCCTCTAATCATCTACCGCTTTGTCAATTACCTGCGGCGCAGCCAGAAGGGCGGCATGACCCAGGTCCCCACTGGCGAACTAATTCGCCTGGTCTCCGACGAAATCTCCTCAGGCGACAGCGAAGACTCCCTCAGCCTGCTCGACGTCGAAGCCTGGAACCAGTACCAGGAATCGCAAACCGAGCTGGAGCAGCAGAGTCTGCGACACCAGGTCAAAGCTTCATTCGTCAACTACCTCAGCCGCAACCTCGACGACACCGCCGCCCGCTGGCTGGAGCTGCACCTGAAAGGACTGAGCCAGGAGCAGATTGCCCAAAGCCTCGATCTGCCGGTGCAGCAGGTCTACCGCCTGCGCGAAAAAATTAGCTACCACGCCGTGCGGATCTTTGCCCTGCGTGAGCAGCCCGTAATGGTGCTGGGCTGGCTCCAGACCTCGCTCCAGGAGCACAACTTTGGCCTCACCCCCACCCAGTGGGATCAGTACTGGCAAGGCCTGTCGCCCGAGGAGCAGGCGATTTTAACCACCTATCGAGAAGGGCAGTCCACCGAAGCCCTGGCCCGGCGTCTGGGGCTCAAGCATCGGCAAATTCAGGCCCAGTGGGTGCAGCTCTACCTGCGCGCTCAAGAGCTGCGGACCCAGACTGACGCGCCCTGAGTAGGAAGGCGCTATTCAAAATATGACCTGAAAATAAGACTTGCGTAGGCTGGACATAGGGCCAAAGCCCGTGCCGAACATTCCGGCGATGGGCTATTTCCCTAGGGCCGCAGGCACCCAGCGTTGACGCAGTCTTCAATGACCCCCAACACAAAGGGCCACAGCTCTGGAGCCCCGGTTTCTACCGGGGCCATCCGCCGCAGCACCTGGGCGCGGCAAATGCCGTGCTGTTTCCAGGTGCCGCCGCCGGTTTGCCAGTTGTGCAAGAGGGGCTGAATGCGATCGAGGGCCGCCGCAAAGCGGGCCGTGGGGGTACTCTGAGCCTCAAACTCCTCCCAGATCTGGCGCAGGCGATCGCTGTCTGCCTGAGGCAGCAGACCAAAAATGCGATCGGCGGCTCGCTGCTCGCGCTCGGCCTTGTCGAGGTGGGCCTGGGCGTCGTAGCAAAAAGTATCCCCCGCATCAATCTCCACCAGATCGTGGATCAGCACCTGGTGGAGGGCCTGCTGCATATCGACTCCGGCGGGGGCATAGTCGGCCAGCGCCAGCGTCATCATAGCCAGATGCCAGGAGTGTTCGGCGCTGTTTTCGCGGCGGGAGCCATCCATGAGTTGGGTCTGGCGCAGCACGGTTTTGAGGCGATCGATCTCGATTACAAAGGCGATTTGTTGCTGAAGACGTTGGTTGGTCATGGAGGGGAGTGTTATAGTAGAGAAGACTCGGACCCATGCGGTCGCAACGCCCAAATCATGTCAGGACCGGAAGGTAGCAGCATTACGGGATGCTTGTGACAGGCGTGGACTCCGGGTCTTTTGCGTTTTGGCCGCTGACGCCATTCCCGAACGGATGGGAAGGCAATGGCGACGGGTTTTACCCATGATAGGGGCGGCATTACCCCCTGGGCACCTGGTCTTCGCAGCCTGTACGCTAGAGTCGTTGCAGAGCGAATAAGGAGACCGCTGACCATGGCAGGTTTCGGAGACGTCGTCAAAAAAGCGTTTTATTTAGGGGTTGGGGTCGCTTCCTACGCCGGTGAGAAGGCGGGCGGTACCTTTAAGGACTTGCGAGAGCAGTCTCAAACCCTGGTGAATGAACTGGTGGCCCGCGGTGAAATTACCGCCGAGGAAGCCCAGCGGCTCGTCAACGAGATGGTCAGCCGCGCTCAGAGTACGGCGGCTAGCTCGGCCAACCCTTCAGACCCCCTGCCGCAGCCGCGTCCGATTGAGATTTTAGATGACGATGGGCCTGGTGGGGTCGGCGGTTCAGCGACCGATGCCCAGACCGAGGCACTGCGCAACCAGGTGGCGGCGCTGCGCCAGGAGCTAGAAAACCTCAAGCGTAAGTCGAGTAATTAGCCCTATGGATGAGTGGTCGAAGCAGTTTTTTAATGCCTTTGGCAGCGCCGTGCAGGATTTCACCCAGCAGCTGAGTGAGGACACCGAGCGCTGGCTAGATGACCTCACGGAGCAGCTGATCCAGGCGTCAGATGCCCTCGTGCAGACCACCGATCAGTGGGCTGAGCAGGCGCAGGAGGCGATCGATCCCGAGATCGATCGCCTGGTCGCTGAGATCAACCGCGCGGTGGAACCCTTTCGGTTTCAGCTCAATGGACAGGTCGACGAAGTGGTCGATCAGCTGGACGGCATTTTGGGGCCGCTGGTAACGGGGCTTTCGGGTATTGACCAGTGGTTTGAGGACGTCTCAAGCCCGATCACCAGCACCGTTGAGCCGCTGCTGCAAAACTATCCCGCCTGCGTCGGCTGCCGCAATTTCTACGGTCAGGCCCACGGTGGGCAAACCCTGGTGTGTGCGATGCACCCCTTTGGCCCCGACGAAGAGCGCCACTGCCCCGACTGGGAGTCGGTCTGGCCCCAGCCCCCCAACCCATAATCGCGTTACGGCTGATCGACCAGCAGCGGAAAGAAGTGACCGACCGGACCCTGGCCCTGCCCGATCGCCAGGGCGTGGTTGAGGGCGCGGGTAACGTAGTCTTTGCCATCTTTGGCGGCGGTGAGGGGCGCTTTGCCCAGGGCCAGGTTGGCGGCGATCGCCGCCGATAGCGTACAGCCGGTGCCGTGGGTGTGGCGGGTATCGACAGCCTCGGTGGCCAACACCATCACCTCATGGCCGTCAAACCAGACATCGGTGCCGCGCAGGGGTTCGCCCATGCCGCCCCCTTTCACCAGCACCGCCTGGGGCCCGAGCTGGTGAATACGGCGGGCGGCGGCTTCCATATCGGCCAGGGTAGAGATGTCTAGCCCGCTGAGCAACTGGGCCTCGTGGCGATTGGGGGTGAGGATGTGGGCCTGGGGAATGAGGGTACGGATCAGGATGGCGATCGCATTGTCGTCGATCAGCTGTGCTCCGGTGCGGGACACCATGACCGGATCCACAACCACCGGAGTAGGTCGCTGCTCCAGGGACGTTGCCACCGCCTGGATGATGTCCTGGTTGAGCAGCA from Leptolyngbya sp. KIOST-1 encodes:
- the proB gene encoding glutamate 5-kinase — translated: MSSAQTLVVKIGTSSLTGGGFGQFALSTLAALVETLCMLRQQGHQVVLVSSGAVGIGCRRLHLSDRPKTLAMKQAVAAVGQGRLMRIYDDLFSALNQPIAQVLLTRSDLAQRSRYVNSYRTFRQLLQLGVIPIVNENDTVAVEELKFGDNDTLSALVASLIGAQWLFLLTDVDRLYSADPRSNPGAEPIISIDRQADIQSLKAVAGGQGSAWGTGGMLTKLEAAQIATTAGVRTVITDGRQPQNVVRALAGETVGTQFAPLPQPNRARKRWIVAGLPPAGRLYLDPGATKAILTGGKSLLAAGITRIEGDFEAQDAVVICDTSGTDIARGIVNYNAAELQRILGHRSEDIANILGYAGVDTVVHRDNLVIATDPE
- a CDS encoding sugar transferase — protein: MLSLRPGSSGSLAPESSGAVIHPSAKCLIKRSIDILGALVGLVLLGLVAGPIAIAIRLDSPGPIFYAQTRYGLKGKPFTIWKFRSMVQNADLLKQTVSNQAQGLIFKNENDPRITRVGRVLRKTSLDEFPQFWNVLRGDMSLVGTRPPTEDEVSHYSSHHWRRLDVKPGITGQWQISGRSAIRDFEEIVHLDLHYQDIWSPWYDLQVIVKTITILLDRRGAY
- a CDS encoding HetZ-related protein 2, coding for MAGADTMAEDWLSRLRDDFPDQPQSVCQSIVSWLLGEAPERFSTLAEADLAIARQAIEYRYRILQQRYWGVSPEQGYQRLIKRLSSLFLVRSKIKTWISLSRDRRRSVVDVIQEVIQEMMRSDRHLGEQLKWIATCTQNSRLRNLLMLASIEEYCLRPIRNQPLIIYRFVNYLRRSQKGGMTQVPTGELIRLVSDEISSGDSEDSLSLLDVEAWNQYQESQTELEQQSLRHQVKASFVNYLSRNLDDTAARWLELHLKGLSQEQIAQSLDLPVQQVYRLREKISYHAVRIFALREQPVMVLGWLQTSLQEHNFGLTPTQWDQYWQGLSPEEQAILTTYREGQSTEALARRLGLKHRQIQAQWVQLYLRAQELRTQTDAP
- a CDS encoding HD domain-containing protein; amino-acid sequence: MTNQRLQQQIAFVIEIDRLKTVLRQTQLMDGSRRENSAEHSWHLAMMTLALADYAPAGVDMQQALHQVLIHDLVEIDAGDTFCYDAQAHLDKAEREQRAADRIFGLLPQADSDRLRQIWEEFEAQSTPTARFAAALDRIQPLLHNWQTGGGTWKQHGICRAQVLRRMAPVETGAPELWPFVLGVIEDCVNAGCLRP
- a CDS encoding phasin family protein, with protein sequence MAGFGDVVKKAFYLGVGVASYAGEKAGGTFKDLREQSQTLVNELVARGEITAEEAQRLVNEMVSRAQSTAASSANPSDPLPQPRPIEILDDDGPGGVGGSATDAQTEALRNQVAALRQELENLKRKSSN
- the thiD gene encoding bifunctional hydroxymethylpyrimidine kinase/phosphomethylpyrimidine kinase encodes the protein MTPPIPWPTALTIAGSDSGGGAGIQADLRTFAFHRVHGTSALTCVTAQNTLGVTRVDALAPEAVVAQLDAITSDIAVQAIKTGMLLNQDIIQAVATSLEQRPTPVVVDPVMVSRTGAQLIDDNAIAILIRTLIPQAHILTPNRHEAQLLSGLDISTLADMEAAARRIHQLGPQAVLVKGGGMGEPLRGTDVWFDGHEVMVLATEAVDTRHTHGTGCTLSAAIAANLALGKAPLTAAKDGKDYVTRALNHALAIGQGQGPVGHFFPLLVDQP